The proteins below come from a single Camelus bactrianus isolate YW-2024 breed Bactrian camel chromosome 2, ASM4877302v1, whole genome shotgun sequence genomic window:
- the CHRNA9 gene encoding neuronal acetylcholine receptor subunit alpha-9: MNWPHSCISFCWIYFAASRLRAVETADGKYAQKLFNDLFEDYSNALRPVEDTDKVLNVTLQITLSQIKDMDERNQILTAYLWIRQIWHDAYLTWDRDQYDGLDSIRIPSDLVWRPDIVLYNKADDESSEPVNTNVVLRYDGLITWDSPAITKSSCVVDVTYFPFDNQQCNLTFGSWTYNGNQVDIFNALDSGDLSDFIEDVEWEVHGMPAVKNVISYGCCSEPYPDVTFTLLLKRRSSFYIVNLLIPCVLISFLAPLSFYLPAASGEKVSLGVTILLAMTVFQLMVAEIMPASENVPLIGKYYIATMALITASTALTIMVMNIHFCGAEARPVPHWARVVILKYMSRILFVYDVGESCLSPHHDRQRDHLTKVYGKLPEPNLNTTRNKDLPRKKEMNKLLKNDLGYQGENPQDADSYCARYQVLTKNIEYIAKCLKDHRATNSKGSEWKKVAKVIDRFFMWIFFIMVFVMTILIIARAD, from the exons ATGAACTGGCCCCATTCCTGCATCTCTTTTTGCTGGATTTACTTTGCTGCCTCAAGACTGAGAG CCGTAGAAACAGCAGATGGAAAATATGCTCAGAAATTGTTTAATGACCTTTTTGAAGATTATTCCAACGCTCTTCGTCCAGTAGAGGATACAGATAAAGTCCTGAATGTCACGCTCCAGATTACACTTTCTCAGATCAAGGATATG GATGAAAGAAACCAAATTCTGACGGCCTATTTATGGATCCGCCAAATCTGGCACGACGCATATCTCACGTGGGATCGAGACCAGTATGATGGGCTGGACTCCATCAGGATCCCCAGCGACCTGGTGTGGAGGCCGGATATTGTCCTGTATAACAA GGCTGATGATGAATCTTCTGAGCCTGTGAACACCAATGTGGTCCTGCGGTATGACGGGCTAATCACCTGGGATTCACCGGCCATCACCAAAAGCTCCTGTGTGGTGGATGTCACCTACTTCCCCTTTGATAATCAGCAGTGCAACCTGACCTTTGGTTCCTGGACCTACAATGGCAATCAGGTGGACATATTCAACGCCCTGGATAGTGGAGACCTCTCCGACTTCATCGAAGATGTGGAGTGGGAGGTCCATGGCATGCCTGCTGTGAAGAATGTGATCTCCTACGGCTGCTGCTCTGAGCCTTACCCAGATGTGACATTCACTCTCCTTCTGAAGAGGAGGTCCTCTTTCTACATCGTCAACCTCCTCATCCCATGTGTCCTCATATCTTTTCTGGCTCCCTTGAGTTTTTATctcccagcagcctctggggaGAAGGTCTCCCTGGGAGTGACCATACTGTTGGCCATGACTGTATTTCAGCTCATGGTGGCAGAGATCATGCCGGCCTCGGAGAATGTCCCTCTGATAG GCAAATACTACATAGCCACGATGGCCTTGATCACAGCCTCCACTGCCTTGACCATTATGGTGATGAATATCCACTTCTGCGGGGCTGAGGCCCGGCCAGTGCCACACTGGGCCAGGGTGGTCATCCTGAAATACATGTCCAGGATCTTGTTTGTCTACGACGTGGGTGAGAGCTGCCTCAGCCCCCACCACGACAGGCAGCGGGACCACCTCACAAAGGTTTATGGCAAACTTCCAGAACCTAATCTGAATACGACCAGAAACAAAGACCTtcccagaaagaaggaaatgaacaaaCTCTTAAAGAATGACTTGGGATACCAGGGTGAGAATCCGCAGGATGCTGACAGTTACTGTGCACGGTACCAAGTACTGACAAAGAATATTGAATACATTGCCAAGTGCCTCAAAGACCACAGGGCCACCAATTCCAAGGGGAGCGAATGGAAAAAGGTGGCAAAAGTCATAGACCGATtctttatgtggatttttttcattatggtgTTTGTGATGACTATTTTGATCATAGCGAGGGCAGATTAG